In the Vitis vinifera cultivar Pinot Noir 40024 chromosome 2, ASM3070453v1 genome, one interval contains:
- the LOC100855232 gene encoding geraniol 8-hydroxylase has product MEMLSCLLCFLVAWTSIYIMFSVRRGSQHTAYKLPPGPVPLPIIGNLLNLGNRPHESLAELAKTYGPIMTLKLGYVTTIVISSAPMAKEVLQKQDLSFCNRFVPDAIRATNHNQLSMAWMPVSTTWRVLRKICNSHLFTTQKLDSNTHLRHHKVQELLAKVEESRQAGDAVYIGREAFRTSLNLLSNTIFSVDLVDPISETVLEFQELVRCIIEEIERPNLVDYFPVLRKIDPQGIRRRLTIYFGKMIGIFDRMIKQRLQLRKMQGSIATSDVLDTLLNISEDNSNEIERNHMEHLLLDLFVAGTDTTSSTLEWAMAELLHNPEKLLKARVELLQTIGKDKQVKESDITRLPFLQAVVKETFRLHPVVPFLIPHRVEEDTDIDGLTVPKNAQVLVNAWAIGRDPNIWENPNSFVPERFLELDMDVKGQNFELIPFGAGRRICPGLPLATRMVHLMLASLIHSCDWKLEDGMTPENMNMEDRFGITLQKAQPLKAIPIRV; this is encoded by the exons ATGGAGATGTTGAGCTGTCTGCTGTGTTTTCTCGTCGCTTGGACTTCAATTTACATCATGTTTTCAGTTAGAAGAGGAAGCCAACATACTGCTTACAAACTTCCTCCGGGACCAGTTCCACTTCCCATAATAGGAAACCTCTTAAACCTGGGTAACAGACCCCATGAGTCCCTAGCCGAACTTGCAAAAACTTACGGCCCAATAATGACTCTTAAACTTGGCTATGTAACCACAATAGTCATCTCTTCTGCACCCATGGCCAAAGAGGTCCTCCAAAAGCAGGACCTCTCCTTCTGCAACCGCTTCGTCCCTGATGCCATCCGAGCCACAAACCACAACCAACTGTCAATGGCCTGGATGCCTGTTTCAACAACTTGGAGAGTCCTTCGAAAGATATGCAATTCGCACTTATTCACAACACAAAAACTAGACTCTAACACCCATCTCCGCCACCACAAAGTGCAAGAACTTCTTGCGAAAGTTGAAGAGAGCCGCCAAGCCGGTGATGCTGTGTATATAGGCCGTGAAGCTTTTAGAACTAGTCTCAACTTGTTATCTAACACCATATTTTCTGTGGATCTTGTGGATCCAATTTCTGAGACTGTACTAGAGTTTCAGGAGTTGGTGCGTTGTATAATAGAGGAAATTGAGAGACCCAACTTGGTAGATTATTTTCCGGTGCTCAGAAAGATTGATCCACAAGGTATAAGGCGTCGTTTGACAATTTATTTTGGTAAGATGATTGGGATATTTGATAGAATGATCAAGCAACGGTTACAGTTAAGAAAAATGCAAGGTTCAATAGCTACCAGTGACGTGTTAGATACTCTTCTCAACATCAGCGAGGATAACAGCAATGAGATTGAAAGAAATCATATGGAACATTTGTTATTG GACTTATTTGTTGCGGGGACTGACACAACTTCGAGCACCTTGGAATGGGCAATGGCAGAGCTGCTACACAACCctgaaaaacttttaaaagcCCGAGTGGAGCTCCTGCAAACCATCGGCAAAGACAAACAGGTAAAAGAATCAGACATCACTCGACTCCCTTTCTTGCAAGCGGTCGTGAAAGAAACTTTCCGATTGCACCCAGTAGTTCCATTTTTAATCCCACACAGAGTTGAAGAGGACACAGATATAGATGGGCTTACAGTCCCAAAGAACGCACAGGTGCTGGTGAACGCATGGGCTATAGGTCGAGACCCGAACATATGGGAGAACCCCAACTCCTTTGTACCCGAGAGATTCTTGGAGTTGGACATGGACGTGAAGGGCCAGAATTTTGAGTTGATTCCGTTTGGTGCTGGCAGGAGAATCTGTCCTGGGTTGCCATTGGCAACCCGGATGGTTCACTTGATGCTGGCTTCACTCATTCACTCCTGTGATTGGAAACTTGAAGATGGGATGACACCGGAAAACATGAACATGGAAGACAGGTTTGGCATTACCTTACAGAAGGCTCAGCCCCTGAAAGCTATACCGATACGTGTGTGA